A DNA window from Salvia hispanica cultivar TCC Black 2014 unplaced genomic scaffold, UniMelb_Shisp_WGS_1.0 HiC_scaffold_1369, whole genome shotgun sequence contains the following coding sequences:
- the LOC125198325 gene encoding uncharacterized protein LOC125198325 produces MDIWNRARSFAEEAAKKSQELRQTIAAANLSDVVSEASKRSKELAAEALKRADQITAQIPPAAAAITNLVDSASSKPGIDAADLEKYGVTDELREFVKEITINTFQDFPLEDDSQVSDVPTVSNIQQDLTEWQEKHAKLVLLSVKEVSKLRYQLCPREMKERKFWRIYFILVNSHVAPYEQRYNDDVKIKTAEKVKDAEVKEVSSGETSSKTADETTKPKTNNLEKKASEQDLDAFLLGDLEDGDDGPGTLINCFVIVLYARFLYFLRQDIEYFPLSFNSSI; encoded by the exons CTCTCCGACGTCGTCTCCGAGGCCTCCAAGCGCTCCAAGGAGCTCGCCGCCGAGGCTCTCAAGCGCGCTGATCAGATCACCGCTCAGATCccccccgccgccgccgccatcaCCAATCTCGTCGACTCCGCCTCCTCCAAGCCAGGCATTGACGCCGCCGATCTCGAAAAGTATGGGGTCACTGATGAGCTGAGGGAGTTTGTCAAGGAAATTACCATCAATACTTTCCAGGATTTCCCGCTTGAAG ATGACTCACAGGTGTCTGATGTTCCAACGGTTTCAAATATCCAACAGGATCTCACGGAGTGGCAAGAAAAGCATGCAAAGCTTGTTCTATTATCTGTGAAG gAAGTTTCAAAGTTAAGGTATCAGCTGTGCCCACGAGAGATGAAAGAAAGGAAATTCTGGAGAATCTACTTCATTCTAGTTAACAGCCATGTTGCTCC ATACGAGCAACGTTACAATGATGATGTAAAGATTAAAACTGCTGAAAAGGTGAAAGATGCTGAAGTGAAGGAAGTTTCATCAGGTGAAACATCATCTAAAACAGCAGATGAGACTACAAAACCTAAAACCAataatttggagaaaaaagCTTCTGAGCAAGATTTAGATGCATTTCTTCTTGGAGATCTTGAGGATGGTGATGACGGTCCAGGTACGTTAATAAATTGCTTTGTGATTGTTTTATATGCGCGTTTTCTTTACTTCTTGAGACAGGACATCGAATATTTTCCACTATCCTTTAACTCTTCGATTTAA